In one window of Gossypium arboreum isolate Shixiya-1 chromosome 4, ASM2569848v2, whole genome shotgun sequence DNA:
- the LOC108461013 gene encoding protein DETOXIFICATION 45, chloroplastic, whose protein sequence is MALTSLKVPTISSGLTNRKREWNKINRSTGSNSLLNQSEICKFRKELGYIDGVRSCHLSAAHRNSLLSPLVAHRNPRFPVFQNQLSSDFGVEDVKETLTLNEKDDAALLSSSSTENVNVREVKVKSVDVKRELIMLSLPAIAGQAIDPFAQLMETAYIGRLSSVALASAGVSVSIFNVVSKLFNIPLFSVATSFVAEDISRNAIENLSAGSTNGKIPDRVAERKQLSSVSTALLLAILIGIFEALALSLGSGLFLKLMGVPSTSDMHVPAKHFLSLRALGAPAVVVSLALQGIFRGFKDTQTPVFCLGVGNLSSILFFPLFMYGLRMGVTGAALSTVLSQYIVAFLMIRYLNNKVVLLPPKMGALQFGSYIKSGGFLIGRTLSVLITMTLGTSMAARQGSLPMAAHQICMQVWLAVSLLTDALATSAQAMIASYLSEGELKTVKEIANFVLKIGFVTGVLLAAILGVSFGYLVPLFTQDAEVLGIVKTGVLFVSASQPINALAFIFDGLHYGVSDFPYAACSMMLLSAVSSAFLLFAPKVLGLQGVWLGLTLFMALRMTAGFVRILSKTGPWWFLHSDLERA, encoded by the exons ATGGCACTGACAAGTTTGAAAGTTCCTACAATTTCTAGTGGATTGACAAATAGAAAGAGGGAATGGAACAAGATAAATAGGTCAACGGGTTCTAATTCTTTATTAAACCAATCTGAAATATGTAAATTTAGGAAGGAATTAGGCTACATAGATGGTGTGCGAAGCTGCCACCTATCTGCAGCACATAGGAATTCATTGTTGTCACCATTAGTGGCACATAGGAATCCCCGTTTTCCGGTGTTTCAAAATCAGTTAAGCTCTGATTTCGGTGTGGAAGATGTCAAGGAGACACTCACgttgaatgaaaaagatgatgctGCCCTGTTAAGCTCAAGTTCAACTGAAAATGTTAATGTCCG TGAGGTGAAAGTGAAGTCTGTGGATGTCAAGAGGGAACTTATTATGCTTTCTCTGCCTGCGATTGCTGGACAAGCTATTGATCCCTTTGCACAACTGATGGAGACGGCATACATTGGAAGATTGA GTTCTGTGGCATTGGCTTCTGCAGGTGTTTCCGTATCAATATTTAATGTAGTATCGAAGTTGTTCAATATTCCTCTCTTTAGCGTTGCAACTTCCTTTGTTGCTGAAGACATCTCAAGGAATGCAATTGAAAATTTGTCAGCAG GGAGTACTAATGGTAAGATTCCCGATAGGGTAGCTGAAAGAAAGCAATTATCCTCAGTGTCTACTGCTTTACTTCTAGCAATTTTGATTGGAATCTTTGAGGCATTGGCATTGTCTCTTGGCTCTGGATTATTTCTTAAGTTGATGGGAGTACCCTCA ACATCAGATATGCATGTTCCGGCAAAACATTTTCTTTCACTTAGAGCTCTTGGGGCTCCTGCTGTGGTAGTCTCTTTGGCTCTTCAAGGAATTTTCCGTGGGTTCAAAGATACACAGACTCCTGTTTTTTGCTTAG GTGTTGGTAATTTATCATCCATATTGTTTTTCCCCTTATTTATGTATGGCCTTCGAATGGGTGTGACGGGGGCAGCTCTCTCCACTGTTTTATCTCA GTACATTGTTGCCTTTCTGATGATCAGGTATTTAAACAACAAAGTTGTATTACTGCCCCCAAAGATGGGGGCATTGCAATTTGGTAGCTACATAAAATCTG GTGGCTTTCTTATTGGACGAACTCTTTCAGTGCTAATAACAATGACACTGGGGACTTCTATGGCTGCTCGTCAAGGTTCACTGCCTATGGCTGCGCATCAGATATGCATGCAAGTATGGCTGGCTGTATCTCTTCTAACAGATGCACTTGCAACATCTGCTCAG GCAATGATTGCAAGTTACCTATCTGAAGGCGAACTAAAGACTGTGAAGGAAATTGCAAACTTTGTGTTGAAG ATAGGGTTTGTCACAGGTGTTTTGTTGGCTGCAATCCTAGGTGTATCCTTTGGTTATTTAGTCCCCTTGTTTACCCAAGATGCTGAGGTTCTGGGAATTGTTAAAACTGGAGTGCTG TTCGTTAGTGCTAGTCAACCTATAAATGCTTTAGCATTTATATTTGATGGTCTTCATTATGGTGTCTCGGACTTCCCTTATGCAGCTTGTTCTATG ATGTTATTGAGTGCTGTCTCTTCTGCATTTTTGCTCTTTGCTCCAAAAGTTCTCGGTCTTCAAGGGGTTTGGTTGGGCCTAACTCTCTTTATGGCTCTGCGAATGACAGCAGGATTTgtcag AATACTATCAAAAACTGGGCCTTGGTGGTTCCTTCACAGTGACTTGGAGAGAG CTTGA